The Helicobacter sp. MIT 21-1697 genome window below encodes:
- a CDS encoding phage holin family protein, which translates to MIEHYIELLPIALVGILAGIVSFFNEESQEQAQHRSSLKVALKSLLTSSFLCVIVYAVLSATDLPYLARVGISAAIGFFGVEKAISLAKELLAFKNGRSKGDTQ; encoded by the coding sequence GTGATTGAGCATTATATAGAGCTTTTGCCTATCGCTCTTGTGGGGATACTTGCTGGGATTGTAAGTTTTTTTAATGAAGAATCACAAGAGCAAGCACAGCACCGCTCCTCCTTAAAGGTTGCCCTAAAGAGTTTGCTCACCTCAAGCTTTTTGTGCGTGATTGTGTATGCAGTCCTTAGTGCTACCGATTTGCCCTATCTTGCACGAGTGGGTATAAGTGCGGCGATTGGATTTTTTGGCGTAGAGAAAGCTATCTCTTTGGCAAAAGAGCTTTTGGCTTTCAAAAATGGCAGAAGCAAAGGAGATACACAATGA
- a CDS encoding DUF5675 family protein, with product MFKLIIQRTRISTLADAKGEKTTIGNATLLDSEGKVLFKWFSGENGSQSSDERGKDHRIMPRTYKLKWNFTKTAVAKNGFRNVDFQTWKDKVEPKYHERYTKWGFKNVGLLLYTPALPSFESRCIFIHIMNTGKDVEGCVGLGKGSNNTGIVDSTTAIQEFYDFVKKNGVENFEVQINEIGN from the coding sequence ATGTTTAAGCTTATTATCCAAAGGACGCGTATCAGCACGCTTGCAGACGCAAAAGGTGAGAAAACAACGATTGGCAATGCCACTTTGCTTGATAGTGAGGGCAAAGTGCTTTTTAAGTGGTTTAGCGGAGAAAATGGCTCTCAAAGTAGCGATGAGCGAGGCAAAGACCACCGCATAATGCCTCGCACCTATAAGCTCAAATGGAATTTTACCAAAACCGCAGTGGCAAAAAATGGCTTTAGAAATGTAGATTTTCAAACGTGGAAAGATAAAGTAGAGCCAAAATACCACGAGCGATACACCAAATGGGGCTTTAAAAATGTCGGGCTTTTGCTCTACACTCCTGCACTTCCAAGCTTTGAATCTCGCTGCATTTTTATTCATATTATGAATACAGGCAAAGATGTAGAGGGCTGCGTAGGTTTGGGAAAAGGAAGCAACAATACGGGAATCGTGGATTCTACTACCGCAATCCAAGAGTTTTATGACTTTGTGAAAAAGAATGGGGTAGAAAACTTTGAGGTGCAAATCAATGAGATTGGCAATTAA
- a CDS encoding phage portal protein family protein gives MIERIKTPFKGLFKPKIKLNPIYLNDVPSSLPYSKVKSALNAESLSELIACFEHFKRFDTQIASEINKRKVQLIGKPIVVESEDTHQDMFLKTLIKTRHFRKFLYECSSSLAYGFSSFVLNYEQNALGGIYPKPDFISYRYFESDQDKRVYVAQGGNKMYIDTTNEIWTHYHPNDSGNILEQSLMYKIVCIASLKYASLMKYMTYLDSFSVPPIIIKSDGANSKEEAKEILKSALSLRSNSVALFGASDTIEVINGNVDKGTFLEFLRYCDECISKVITGQVLAGNSTQNGTQALGLVHNEVQKSVCEFDALLLSESIQGLLEETLKLNFATPAPFKFEIDTNTEKDEKLQADTYLILSQMGVKIPLEHLEKTFKITGLSYQSNIESTPFISDAPNLSLNKIGDTEQTIHTIKGQTDFELLELLKDCKNYDEAIATLSKSYTGEDLLVKEQELMNYLLNAKLLGFESIKEA, from the coding sequence ATGATTGAACGCATTAAAACACCATTTAAAGGGCTTTTTAAGCCCAAAATCAAACTTAATCCTATTTATTTAAACGATGTTCCCTCATCTTTGCCTTATTCAAAGGTAAAAAGTGCCTTGAATGCGGAGAGTTTAAGCGAACTCATTGCGTGTTTTGAGCATTTTAAACGTTTTGATACGCAAATTGCAAGTGAAATCAACAAGCGCAAGGTGCAGCTTATCGGAAAGCCCATTGTCGTAGAGAGTGAAGACACACATCAAGATATGTTTTTAAAAACCTTGATTAAAACGCGGCATTTTAGGAAATTCCTCTATGAATGTAGCTCATCTTTAGCCTATGGATTCAGCTCTTTTGTTTTAAACTATGAGCAAAACGCACTTGGCGGAATCTATCCTAAGCCCGATTTTATCTCGTATCGTTATTTTGAAAGCGACCAAGATAAAAGAGTGTATGTCGCACAAGGTGGCAACAAAATGTATATTGATACAACAAATGAGATTTGGACACATTACCACCCAAATGATAGCGGGAATATCTTAGAGCAGAGCTTGATGTATAAAATCGTGTGCATCGCGAGTTTGAAATATGCCTCATTAATGAAATATATGACTTACCTTGATAGCTTTTCTGTGCCGCCTATTATCATTAAAAGTGATGGGGCAAATTCCAAAGAGGAGGCAAAAGAGATTCTTAAATCCGCCCTTTCTCTAAGGAGCAATTCTGTGGCACTCTTTGGCGCAAGTGATACGATAGAAGTGATAAATGGCAATGTGGATAAAGGCACATTTTTGGAGTTTTTGCGCTATTGTGATGAGTGTATTTCTAAGGTTATCACAGGGCAGGTTTTGGCTGGAAACTCCACGCAAAATGGCACACAGGCTCTAGGACTTGTGCATAATGAAGTGCAAAAGAGCGTGTGCGAGTTTGACGCACTGCTTTTAAGTGAGAGCATACAAGGGCTTTTAGAGGAGACTTTAAAGCTTAATTTTGCCACCCCTGCACCTTTTAAATTTGAAATTGATACCAACACCGAAAAAGATGAGAAACTTCAAGCCGATACTTATTTGATTTTATCTCAAATGGGTGTGAAAATCCCACTAGAGCATTTAGAGAAAACCTTTAAAATCACAGGCTTATCCTATCAAAGCAATATAGAATCTACACCTTTTATATCAGATGCGCCAAATCTTAGTTTAAACAAGATTGGGGATACAGAGCAGACTATCCACACTATCAAGGGGCAGACTGATTTTGAGCTTTTAGAGCTGCTTAAAGACTGCAAAAACTATGATGAGGCTATTGCTACACTCTCCAAATCCTACACAGGAGAAGACTTGCTTGTAAAAGAGCAAGAGCTTATGAATTATTTGCTCAATGCCAAGCTCTTAGGCTTTGAAAGTATCAAGGAGGCGTAA
- a CDS encoding phage minor head protein — protein MLHFDFSLPPTAAIASLQAKKPEVLKDEARLKHNIYNRVFTIKGIADVDLLSDIQKSLSENLLKGEDFKIWKSQAQSLLASANTALSPKRLEQIYTQNILSAYNQGRKEAQFALKGEIYLRYVSANDSRVRASHRILHGIVLPREHPFWEKHYPGQDFGCRCRAEAYTKGQLERAGLKVSMSEEALAAFRANPPKPQNEDNLKDLRDIIAAKLNAHRGNPHAQVRLRGILRELEQRNERFKRINGLFTQAAQKQNKSVDSKIVSIAKTTPKLKNELGTNADEILLSGWTLRTHTHHSNVDSFDYSLVEDMLGSEYRVKHSKEGHIVYFSKLGYHYKAVFKKAVNDKGEEEIYLQSLVKGSKKI, from the coding sequence ATGCTCCATTTTGATTTTTCACTGCCACCCACCGCTGCCATTGCCTCGCTTCAAGCCAAAAAGCCCGAAGTTTTAAAAGATGAGGCGCGGCTTAAGCACAATATTTACAATCGCGTCTTTACGATTAAGGGCATTGCCGATGTGGATTTATTAAGCGATATACAAAAGAGCTTGAGTGAAAATCTGCTCAAAGGTGAAGACTTTAAGATATGGAAATCCCAAGCCCAAAGCTTGCTTGCAAGTGCGAATACCGCGCTTAGCCCAAAGAGATTAGAGCAAATCTATACGCAAAATATCCTTAGTGCATACAATCAAGGGAGAAAAGAAGCGCAATTTGCCCTCAAAGGTGAGATATATTTGCGTTATGTGAGCGCAAATGATTCACGCGTAAGGGCAAGTCATAGAATCTTGCACGGCATTGTCTTGCCAAGAGAGCACCCCTTTTGGGAGAAGCATTATCCGGGGCAAGATTTTGGGTGCAGATGTAGGGCAGAAGCCTATACCAAAGGGCAACTAGAAAGAGCAGGGCTTAAGGTCTCAATGAGTGAAGAGGCACTCGCAGCTTTCAGGGCAAATCCACCAAAGCCACAAAACGAGGATAATCTCAAGGATTTAAGGGATATTATCGCCGCCAAACTTAATGCCCATAGGGGTAATCCTCACGCCCAAGTAAGACTTAGAGGGATTTTAAGAGAGTTAGAGCAAAGAAATGAGCGATTTAAACGAATAAATGGGCTTTTTACCCAAGCGGCGCAAAAGCAAAATAAGAGTGTAGATTCTAAAATTGTGTCTATTGCTAAGACTACACCAAAGCTTAAAAATGAGCTAGGCACAAATGCAGATGAAATTTTATTGAGTGGTTGGACACTACGCACACATACTCATCATAGCAATGTGGATAGCTTTGATTATTCATTAGTGGAGGATATGCTAGGGAGTGAATATAGGGTGAAGCATAGCAAGGAGGGGCATATTGTGTATTTTTCTAAGCTAGGTTACCACTATAAAGCTGTATTTAAAAAGGCAGTCAATGATAAGGGGGAAGAAGAGATATATTTGCAGAGCTTAGTTAAAGGAAGTAAAAAGATATGA
- a CDS encoding phage virion morphogenesis protein produces the protein MPKTIPLAQCVKIMQDMQAKANDLEPVMAHIANALYNSTSQSFEKESSPFGEKWTPLAPSTLKKSKGIKKKLIDKGKLVKSIHTAHTSTQASIGTNIKYAAIHQFGGYAGRGHKSKIPQRAFLPIDKEGNIPKNVQEDIKEAVIDYMLEDFKS, from the coding sequence ATGCCAAAAACCATACCCCTTGCACAATGTGTAAAAATAATGCAAGATATGCAAGCTAAAGCCAATGATTTAGAGCCTGTAATGGCGCATATTGCTAATGCTTTGTATAATAGCACAAGTCAATCTTTTGAGAAAGAGAGTTCGCCATTTGGGGAGAAATGGACGCCTCTTGCTCCCTCTACCCTCAAAAAATCAAAGGGCATAAAGAAAAAGCTCATAGATAAGGGCAAGCTGGTAAAGAGTATCCATACTGCGCACACTTCCACACAGGCAAGCATTGGCACAAATATCAAATACGCCGCTATTCATCAATTTGGCGGTTATGCAGGGAGAGGACATAAAAGCAAGATTCCACAAAGAGCTTTTTTACCCATAGATAAAGAGGGCAATATCCCAAAGAATGTGCAAGAGGATATAAAGGAGGCAGTCATAGATTATATGC